The DNA region ACGAAGAAGAGGATCATTCGGACCCGGGAAAACTCTTCTCCGTCGGAATTTCCTTCCGCTACCTTCCCGGAAAAGACGTCCAAGGCAAACTCGAGAATAAGTACGGAAAGCCCAAAAAAGAAACCTTGGACGAAAAGAAAATCGGAGGAGCCGTCCTCTGGGAATTGACCAACGAAAAGGAAGTGCCTCCCAAAGGAGGTTTCGTGGTGCAATGGAAGGAAGCCTTTAAAAAGCAACCTTTCACCCGTCGTGTGGATTATTTCAGTTCGAAATTAAAATTCCAAATCGAAAAGGAATACAAGGAATTCTTCTCCGCAGAAGAGATCAAAACGTTAAGAGACCTGATTCCCTAAGCCTCTTTTCCCCCCGTTTTCTCCGGTGGATCGGAGAGGCCGCTTCCGAAAATCGGATTGACCCGCATCCCATGCGAAAGCGATTATCCAGTTAGATCATTCCTGGAAAATCGGAGCCTACTGTGGAATTATATTTAGACACGGCAAACGTGGACGAAATCAAAGAGATCGCCTCTTACGGACTCTTGGACGGAGTTACCACGAACCCTTCCCTCATCGCGAAATCCGGACGTAACTTTAAGGACGTCATCAAAGAGATTTGTTCCATCGTTTCCGGCCCCGTTAGTGCGGAAGTCCTTGCAACGAAACACGAAGATATGCTGAAGGAAGCGGATGAACTCATCGCGATCGCGAAAAACGTAGTCATTAAGGTCCCTTTGATTCCAGAAGGTCTCAAAGCGGTCGTAAAACTTACCGAAAAAGGAATCTCTACGAACGTAACCCTTTGCTTTTCCGCTCCCCAAGCGCTTCTCGCAGCCAAAGCGGGAGCCACATATATTTCCCCTTTTATCGGACGAGTAGACGATACTTCTTGGGACGGGATGGAGCTGATTTCCGAAATCCGGGAAATCTACGACAACTACGGCTTCGAGACGAAAATTCTGGCGGCTTCCATCCGCGGCCCCATGCACTTAAAGGAAT from Leptospira fletcheri includes:
- the fsa gene encoding fructose-6-phosphate aldolase, with the translated sequence MELYLDTANVDEIKEIASYGLLDGVTTNPSLIAKSGRNFKDVIKEICSIVSGPVSAEVLATKHEDMLKEADELIAIAKNVVIKVPLIPEGLKAVVKLTEKGISTNVTLCFSAPQALLAAKAGATYISPFIGRVDDTSWDGMELISEIREIYDNYGFETKILAASIRGPMHLKESALRGADCATMPISAYQQLFKHPLTDIGLEKFLEDAKKLKW